The Pleomorphomonas sp. T1.2MG-36 DNA segment GTTCGGCGGCATCGAACTCGCCCTTCTTCTCATGGTGAATGCCGACAGCCACCACGAGCCTGTCGAACAGGCGCGAAGCGCGCTCGATCACGTCGAGGTGTCCGTAGGTGACCGGATCGAAGGACCCGGCATAAAGAGCGGTCGTCATGGCCTTCTGAATAGCGGTTTCGGCGCCCGTTCACAACTGCGCCACCGTTGGCGAGATGCTCATCCGCTCGGTTCGCGAGGCCCTGGACAATTGGTCGCGTTTACCATTCATTAAGCATTAGCCCCAATGCATCCAATCGTTCTGATCACATTAACTGACGCGTAACGATCCCGCCCGAAACTCTACCTCTAAAGTAGGTCTCGCATAGGAAGGCGGACTGACATGACGAAGCATCGTGTACCGCGTTTGAGGAAGATGGCCCTCGTCATGGCTGGGCTTTCGGCCGCCGTTCTTTCGATCGGCGCAACGGAGCCCATCTATCCGGAAGTCGGCCGGGGCGACCAGATCTCGAACATTGCCAATTGCGCCGTCGAGACAATCGATGGCCTGAAGGTTTGCGCCAGGGAGGCGCGGGCCAGCGTCGGCGTCACGGTCACCACCGTGGCCGCCGGCCTGACCATCGTCGATTGATAGACAAGGAACCAAGCGAGACGCTTTCGCGCCTCGCTCAGAATGCGGCAAGGGCGCAAGACGTTGGCCACCGTCTTGCGCCCTGACTTTTTTCCGATGGTGCGGCAAGAGCGCCGAGGTCACTCCTCGGCGCCGGCCTCCTCACCGATGTCGGAGATGTGCTCCACGGACACGACCTTCTCGCCCTCGCCCGTATTGAAGATACGGACGCCCTTCGAGGCGCGCGAGACGATGCGAATCTGCCCAACCGGCACGCGAATCAACTGACCGCCATCGGACACGAGCATGATCTGATCGGTCGGCTCCACCGGGAAGCCGGCAACCAGCTTGCCGATCTCGTCGAGCTTGCTCTGATCGGTCGCCTTGATGCCCTTGCCACCGCGTCCCGAAATACGGAACTCGTAGGACGACGAGCGCTTGCCATAGCCTTGCTCGTTGACCGTCAGCACGAACTGCTGGGCGAGCATCATCTCGGCATAACGATCGGGAGTGAGGGCATCGATGCTGTTGACCTCCTCCTCGGCTTCGTCGGCGATCACATCCTCGACGTCGGTCTCCTCGTCTCCAGCCACGCGCTGCTCGGCCGCCCACTGCTTCTGGAATGCGGTCCGTTCGGCCGGATTGGCATCGAAATGGCGCAGGATGGTCATCGAGATCAGCTCGTCACCGTCGGCGAGCGAAATGCCGCGCACGCCAGTGGAATCGCGCCCCTTGAAGACGCGCACGTCGCCGACCGGGAAGCGGATGCACTGGCCGAGAGCCGACACCAGCAGGAAGTCGTCATCCTCGGTGCAGGTCTCGACGCCGACGATGCCATCGGTCTCGTCGTCGAACTTCATCGCGATCTTGCCGTTGCGGTTGACCTGCGTGAAGTCGCTGAGCTTGTTGCGGCGAACGGTACCGAGACGGGTGGCGAACACCACGTCCAGATCCGACCAGGTCCGCTCGTCCTCCGGCAGCGCCAGAATCGACGTGATGCGCTCGCCATCCTGCAGCGGGAGGATGTTCTTGATGAACTTGCCGCGCGACTGTGGCGTGCCGAGCGGCAGCCGCCAAACCTTCAGCTTGTAGGCGATGCCGCGCGAGGAGAAGAACAGCACCGGCGCATGCGTCGAGGCGATGAACAGGCGGGTGACGAAATCCTCTTCCTTGGTCGCCATGCCGGAACGGCCCTTGCCACCACGGTTCTGCGCCCGGTACTGCGACAGCGGCACCCGCTTGATGTAGCCCTCGTGAGAAACGGTGACCACCATCTCCTCGCGGGCGATGAGGTCTTCGTCCTCCATGTCGGCGTCGGACTCGACGATCTCGGTGCGGCGCGGCGTCGCGTAGGCTGCCTTGATCTCGATGAGCTCGTTGCGGATGATCTCCTGCACCCGCTCGCGCGAGGCAAGGATTTCGAGATAGCCCTTGATCTCCTCGGCGAGCTGATTGAGCTCTTCGGAAATCTCGTCCCGGCCGAGCGCGGTCAGGCGCTGCAGGCGAAGATCGAGGATGGCTCGCGCCTGCTCTTCCGAGAGATTGTAGGTGCCGTCGTCGTTCATCTCGTGGCGCGGATCGTCGATCAGACGGATCAGCGCCTCGACATCGGCCGCCGGCCAGCGGCGGGTCATCAACTGCTCGCGGGCAAAGCTCGGGTCAGGCGCGTTGCGGATGACCGAGATCACCTCGTCGATGTTTGCGACGGCGATGGCAAGACCGACCAACACGTGAGCCCTGTCGCGCGCCTTGCCCAGCAGGAAGCGGGTACGCCGCGTCACCACCACCTCGCGGAAGGCGATGAAGGCAGACAGCACGTCCTTGAGGTTCATCAACTGCGGTCGGCCGCCGTTGAGGGCCACCATGTTGACGCCAAACGACGTTTGCAGCTGGGAGAAACGGTAGAGCTGGTTGAGCACCACGTCGGCGACAGCGTCGCGCTTCAACTCGATGACGACGCGGATGCCGTCGCGCGAGCTCTCGTCGCGCAGGTCGGCAATGCCTTCGACACGCTTCTCGCGCACCAGTTCGGCGATCTTCTCGACCATCACCGACTTGTTCACCTGATAGGGAATCTCGGTGACGATCAGCGCTTCACGGTCCTTGCGGATCTGCTCGATGGCGACGCGGCTGCGCATGACGACCGAACCGCGGCCGGTCATGAAAGCCTGCCGGATGCCCGAACGGCCGAGGATCATGGCGCCGGTCGGGAAGTCCGGCCCCGGCAGCACTTCCATCAGCTCTTCGATGTCGGCGTCCGGATTGTCCATCAGACGGATGGTGGCGTCGACCACTTCGCCGAGATTGTGCGACGGAATGTTGGTCGCCATGCCGACGGCGATACCGCCGGAACCGTTGACCAGCAGGTTGGGGAATCGCGCCGGCAGCACCGACGGCTCACGCTCGGACCCGTCGTAATTCGGGTTGAAGTCGACGGTGTCCTTGTCGAGGTCGTCCGTCAGCGCCTGCGCCACCTTCTCGAGGCGGACCTCGGTGTAACGCATGGCGGCGGCGCTGTCGCCGTCGATGGAGCCGAAGTTGCCCTGCCCATCCACCAATGGCAAACGCATGGAGAACGGCTGCGCCATGCGCACCAGGGCGTCGTAGATCGAGCTGTCGCCATGCGGATGGTATTTACCGATGACGTCACCGACCACACGCGCCGACTTGCGGTACGGCTTGTTCCAGTCGTAGCCGTTCTCGCTCATCGAATAGAGGATGCGGCGATGCACCGGCTTCAAGCCGTCGCGCACGTCCGGCAGGGCGCGGGACACGATCACGCTCATGGCGTAATCGAGATAACTGCGCTTCATTTCCTCGATGATCGACACCGGCTTGATGTCGGTCGGCTCGGCGCCGTCGGGTGTCTTCGTCTCTTCAGCCAATGGCTTCAACTTCCTGAACTACTCCGCCGTCCAGTCAAAAGACCTGAAGGAGGCAGGGATTGTCTTTACGGCTTTACCGCCCGGTCGGACAAGGCTTCGTCATTTGCGACCGGAACTGCCGGATATGCTTCGTTCTAGCCGATTCTGACGGCGGAATCCATGGCGACACGCCCCCGTCAACAGCCATCGGCACGGGTAAATTTACCCTTTCACATCAACACATTATTCGGGCTTTTTAGTGGCTGCGATCAACCGGTGGAAAACCTTGCCTAAACTTCGCCACGGATACGGGGCGTCCATGCCTCCGAAAGGCACAAAGGACGCCCCGAACCGTTCCGAAACTCGCCTCAGTTGATCTCGGTGACGAACTTTTCCTTCGGCCAACGCACCTTCTTGAGGTTCACGAGCCAGTCCTTGTCGGCTTGGCGATATCCAAGCGGCAGGATCGTGACCGAGCGAAGACCGCGCGCTCCGAGGCCGAGCAACTCATCGAGCGCCTCGGCATCGAACCCTTCCATCGGCGTTGCATCCACTTCCAGCATCGCCGCTTCGGCGATGGCGAGGCCGAAGCCGATATAGGCCTGGCGTGCCGCATGCTCGAAGTTGGTTCGGGCGTCGCGCGGCACATAGGCGGACAGCAGCCGCTGCCGGTAGGCGTTCCAGTTGGCGAGCCGCTCGCCATCGAGCTTGCGCTCCTCGACGACGAAGTCGAAGGCTTCGTTGATGCGATCGGCCGTGTAGGTATCCCAGGCGGCAAAGACCAGCAGGTGCGAAGCTTCGACGACCTGCGCCTGACCGCTGGCGATCGGCAGGATCTTCGCCTTGATGTCGGGATTGGTGATGACCAGCAGTTCGTAGGGTTGCAGTCCGCTCGACGTCGGCGCGAGGCGGGCAGCCTCCACGATCCGGTCGACCTTGTCCTGCGGGACCGTGCGCGTCGGGTCGAACTTCTTGGTGGCGTAGCGCCAGTTGAGTTTGTCGAGAAGCATGAAGGCAATTCCCAGGATAGAGAAGAACAGGCCGGGGGAGCACGTGCAATCGGCGCGACGCCCCCACCGGAAGGCTGGATGACACTCGTCCCGCCACCCAGGAGGCGCAACGACCTCGCGCCGTTGTCACCGAGAAGTGAGCTTCCCTCCCCGATCAGTCCTTCTTGTCGTAAGGATTGTCACCACCGGAGCGCATCTGGACGCGGATCGGCGTCCCGGGCATGCTGAAGGTTTCCCTGAGCCCGTTGGCGAGATAGCGCATGTAGCTCTCGGGCATGGCCTCCGGCCGGGAGCCGAAGATGACGAACATCGGCGGCCGCGTCTTGGCCTGGGTGATATAGCGGATTTTCAGGCGGCGGCCGGCGACTGCCGGCGGCGGATGATGCTCGATGAGACTGGTCAGCCAGCGATTGAGGCGTCCGGTGGAAATGCGCGTGTTCCAGACGTCATAGGAGCGCACCACCGCCTGCATCAGCTTGTCGATGCCTTGGCCGTTGAGACCGGAGAGCGGCACCAGTTCCACGCCACGCACCTGCGGCAGAAGCCGCTCGCATTCCTCCCGCAACTCCTTGAGCTTGCTGGCGCGATCCTCGACCAGATCCCACTTGTTGAGACCGATCACCAAGGCCCGGCCCTCGCGAACGATCAGGTCGACGATGTGAAGGTCCTGCTTCTCGAAGGGAATGGTGGCGTCGAGCAGAACGACCACCACCTCGGCGAACTTGATGGCCCGAAGCGCATCGGCCACCGACAGCTTCTCCAGCTTTTCCTGCACGCGCGCCTTGCGGCGCAGACCGGCAGTGTCGAACAGCTTCACCTCGCGGTCGCGCCACACCCAATCGACCGAAATGGAGTCGCGGGTGATACCGGCCTCCGGCCCGGTGAGCAGACGATCCTCGCCGATCATTCTGTTGATCAGCGTCGACTTGCCGGCGTTCGGTCGTCCGGTGACGGTGACGCGCAACGGCCGCTGTTCCTGCGGACGGACGAGATTGCCCTCCTCGTCGACGTCGAGGTTGACCACCGCCTCCTCGCTCTCCGGCTCGGCAAAGCCGAGACGGCCCTCGAACGCGTCGCGCAATACGTCGTAGAGATCTGCCATGCCCTCGCCATGCTCGGCCGAGATGGCGATTGCCTCGCCGAGACCAAGCTCATAGGCCTCCATCAATCCCGGCTGGACGCCGCGTCCTTCGGCCTTGTTGGCCACCAGGATCACTTCGCGGTCCATGCGGCGGATCACGTCGGAGAAATGCTTGTCGAGCGGCGTGATGCCGGCCCGCGCGTCATAGAGGAACAGGATGGCGTCGGCTTCGCGGATCGCCGTCTCTGTCTGGGCGCGCATGCGCCCCGCGAGCGAATCCGGATCGGCTTCCTCTAGGCCGGCGGTATCGATCACCTGAAATGTCAGATCGCCAAGCCGGCCGCTACCGACGCGGCGGTCGCGCGTCACGCCCGGCGTGTCGTCGACCAGCGCCAGCTTCTTGCCGACGAGGCGATTGAACAAGGTTGATTTGCCGACATTCGGACGGCCGACGAGAGCGACGGTCGGTTGCGCGGGCATGGTCGAGACTTCCTTCAATAGACATTGCGGCGCCGGACCAAACCGATCCGCCGCCGCCCGTCTTTTTGTCCTATGGCGCCGCGATCAATTCACGGCGATGAGCGTACCGTCTCCGGCAAGAACCATCATCTTGCCAGAGCTCAGGATCGGTGCAATCGCACCGCTGAATCCAATCTCGGTGGTGACGCCGAGCGCGCCGGTAACGGCATCCACCGAAGCGATGCGGCCATCGTTGGACGTGGCCCACAGCTTGCCAGCTGCCATCACCGGTCCGGCCCACGAGCCCTTGCGGCTCGAGGACGGCTTGAGCGGCAGCGTTTGCGCCCAGACCACCTTGCCGGTCTTGAGGTCGATGGCGATCATTCTGTTCTCGAGATCGATCAGGAACAGACTGCTGCCGGAAACGACCGGCGTCTCGGCGCTGCCAATCGGCTGCTGCCAGCGAACGTCGCCGGTCTTGAGATCGAGAGCGACCAGAGCGCCGCCGATGCCGGTGGCGTAGACGGCGTCGCCATGGATCACCGGGCTCGCCGAAGCATCCCGCAGTCCGGTGATCGCCGAAATCGAGCCGCTGCCGGTGATGGAGGCTTGCCACTTGACGTTGCCGGTGGCGAGGTCGAAAGCCTGGATCTGGCCGGTCGATCCGGCGACCACGACAGTGTCGGCGGAAATCGCGGCGCTGCCGGCACCGGCGAGCGCGGCGCCCGAAACCTCGGTCGAGGCGCGCCAACCGGATGCGCCGGTCGCCGCATCGAAGGCCTGGACCACACCCGACTGGGCGGTGACCACTACTTTGCCGCCACCCACCGCGGGCGCCGAACGAGCCGGCGCATCGAGCTTCACGCGCCACAGGATCGAGCTGGTCGCGGCATCGATCGAAAGAAGCTCGCCGTATCCGGTCGCCGCGTAGACGCGACCACCCGCAACGGCCAGACCGCCACCGCCGACCGGATCGCGCGCGCCGGACGGGTAAACGCCGACGTGCCAGGTCGCGCCACTGTTGGCCACCTTGAACCCCGAGACAACGCCAGCGGAGTCATAAACATAGACGATGCCATCGGCGGCCACCGGACGCGCCGAGATGCCGCGTCCCTTGCTGGTGGAAAGCCCCATCATGCCGTTGCCGAAGCCGGACTTGCCACCCTTGATCGACCAATAGTGCACGCCTTGCAGGGCACCGACGACATTGCCGGGGTCGTTGGTCGCGGTACCGCCGGGCTGCGACCATGCGGCGAGCGCCGTCGCCGCGCCAATGGTCGCTCGACCGTTGGTCACGCCCCGAGTCGGGTCGGACACGGCCAGAATCGAGGTGCGATTGCCCTCGGCGACCGGCTGGTCCTTCTTGAACGGGTTGAGCGAAGACAGCGAGTCCATCGCCGAATCCGAGCCGCACCCGCCGAGCGTCATGGTGACGACCAATGCGAAAGCCACCGAGGAAAGGCGCGGAGAAACCATCATCCAGCCGCTCCGCTATCGCCGTTTCCGGCCTCCGAGGCTGCAAGATCGCTCAGCACGCGCGCCCGGTTACGGGTACCCGACGGTGTCGTCGGATCGTCGATGAGCTTCCGGGCTTCCTCGCCGGCCAACTTCCAATCCTCGGCGCGAACGGCCGCGAGGGCGACGATCTCGCGCGCAGCATGGCGCCAGGGGGAGATATCGTTGTTGTAGCTGTCGACCCGCGCCTTGATCTGGTCGAGGCTTTCCCGATCGACGGCGATCAACGCAGCGCGGACGGCGGCGAGATCACGCAACGGCTGGTCGACGCCCGAAGTCTTTGACAGATCCTCGAAAGCGGCAAGCGCGTTGTCCATCTCACCCATCGCCGCGTGTTCCGAAGCGGCGCGGAAGCGTGCCAACACCTGATATTGCTTCGGCGCACCAGAGCCATAGACCGCGAGCGACTCGGCGAGCGCCTTGTGATCTCCGGCCTTTACCGAGGCCAGCACCTGCGAATAGGCGTCGCCGGCCGCGTTGGCACGGCTGGTCGCCCAGTAATCATAGCCACGCCAGGCAGCGGTACCCGCGACGATAAGTCCGGCCACCACGTAAAGAACCCAGCCGTAACGCTTCCACAGGCCCGTCAGCCGATCGCGGCGCAGGTCTTCGCCGACTTCGTCGAAAATATCAGACATCTTCTACCCAACTATCGGCTCGCGGCCCTCGCGGTCGCTACCCATACACGGCCTGCGCCAACCCCAGCCAGCGCAACTCATC contains these protein-coding regions:
- the gyrA gene encoding DNA gyrase subunit A produces the protein MKRSYLDYAMSVIVSRALPDVRDGLKPVHRRILYSMSENGYDWNKPYRKSARVVGDVIGKYHPHGDSSIYDALVRMAQPFSMRLPLVDGQGNFGSIDGDSAAAMRYTEVRLEKVAQALTDDLDKDTVDFNPNYDGSEREPSVLPARFPNLLVNGSGGIAVGMATNIPSHNLGEVVDATIRLMDNPDADIEELMEVLPGPDFPTGAMILGRSGIRQAFMTGRGSVVMRSRVAIEQIRKDREALIVTEIPYQVNKSVMVEKIAELVREKRVEGIADLRDESSRDGIRVVIELKRDAVADVVLNQLYRFSQLQTSFGVNMVALNGGRPQLMNLKDVLSAFIAFREVVVTRRTRFLLGKARDRAHVLVGLAIAVANIDEVISVIRNAPDPSFAREQLMTRRWPAADVEALIRLIDDPRHEMNDDGTYNLSEEQARAILDLRLQRLTALGRDEISEELNQLAEEIKGYLEILASRERVQEIIRNELIEIKAAYATPRRTEIVESDADMEDEDLIAREEMVVTVSHEGYIKRVPLSQYRAQNRGGKGRSGMATKEEDFVTRLFIASTHAPVLFFSSRGIAYKLKVWRLPLGTPQSRGKFIKNILPLQDGERITSILALPEDERTWSDLDVVFATRLGTVRRNKLSDFTQVNRNGKIAMKFDDETDGIVGVETCTEDDDFLLVSALGQCIRFPVGDVRVFKGRDSTGVRGISLADGDELISMTILRHFDANPAERTAFQKQWAAEQRVAGDEETDVEDVIADEAEEEVNSIDALTPDRYAEMMLAQQFVLTVNEQGYGKRSSSYEFRISGRGGKGIKATDQSKLDEIGKLVAGFPVEPTDQIMLVSDGGQLIRVPVGQIRIVSRASKGVRIFNTGEGEKVVSVEHISDIGEEAGAEE
- a CDS encoding NAD(P)H-dependent oxidoreductase, whose product is MLLDKLNWRYATKKFDPTRTVPQDKVDRIVEAARLAPTSSGLQPYELLVITNPDIKAKILPIASGQAQVVEASHLLVFAAWDTYTADRINEAFDFVVEERKLDGERLANWNAYRQRLLSAYVPRDARTNFEHAARQAYIGFGLAIAEAAMLEVDATPMEGFDAEALDELLGLGARGLRSVTILPLGYRQADKDWLVNLKKVRWPKEKFVTEIN
- the der gene encoding ribosome biogenesis GTPase Der — protein: MPAQPTVALVGRPNVGKSTLFNRLVGKKLALVDDTPGVTRDRRVGSGRLGDLTFQVIDTAGLEEADPDSLAGRMRAQTETAIREADAILFLYDARAGITPLDKHFSDVIRRMDREVILVANKAEGRGVQPGLMEAYELGLGEAIAISAEHGEGMADLYDVLRDAFEGRLGFAEPESEEAVVNLDVDEEGNLVRPQEQRPLRVTVTGRPNAGKSTLINRMIGEDRLLTGPEAGITRDSISVDWVWRDREVKLFDTAGLRRKARVQEKLEKLSVADALRAIKFAEVVVVLLDATIPFEKQDLHIVDLIVREGRALVIGLNKWDLVEDRASKLKELREECERLLPQVRGVELVPLSGLNGQGIDKLMQAVVRSYDVWNTRISTGRLNRWLTSLIEHHPPPAVAGRRLKIRYITQAKTRPPMFVIFGSRPEAMPESYMRYLANGLRETFSMPGTPIRVQMRSGGDNPYDKKD
- a CDS encoding outer membrane protein assembly factor BamB family protein; the encoded protein is MMVSPRLSSVAFALVVTMTLGGCGSDSAMDSLSSLNPFKKDQPVAEGNRTSILAVSDPTRGVTNGRATIGAATALAAWSQPGGTATNDPGNVVGALQGVHYWSIKGGKSGFGNGMMGLSTSKGRGISARPVAADGIVYVYDSAGVVSGFKVANSGATWHVGVYPSGARDPVGGGGLAVAGGRVYAATGYGELLSIDAATSSILWRVKLDAPARSAPAVGGGKVVVTAQSGVVQAFDAATGASGWRASTEVSGAALAGAGSAAISADTVVVAGSTGQIQAFDLATGNVKWQASITGSGSISAITGLRDASASPVIHGDAVYATGIGGALVALDLKTGDVRWQQPIGSAETPVVSGSSLFLIDLENRMIAIDLKTGKVVWAQTLPLKPSSSRKGSWAGPVMAAGKLWATSNDGRIASVDAVTGALGVTTEIGFSGAIAPILSSGKMMVLAGDGTLIAVN
- a CDS encoding tetratricopeptide repeat protein, whose translation is MSDIFDEVGEDLRRDRLTGLWKRYGWVLYVVAGLIVAGTAAWRGYDYWATSRANAAGDAYSQVLASVKAGDHKALAESLAVYGSGAPKQYQVLARFRAASEHAAMGEMDNALAAFEDLSKTSGVDQPLRDLAAVRAALIAVDRESLDQIKARVDSYNNDISPWRHAAREIVALAAVRAEDWKLAGEEARKLIDDPTTPSGTRNRARVLSDLAASEAGNGDSGAAG